From one Luteipulveratus mongoliensis genomic stretch:
- a CDS encoding condensation domain-containing protein, protein MQMTRLEKHETVAGRLITWEPSERTLAAIERAPVTGDRPSYMQETHIGLRLAMERDGKRDASWIGMAFDLPGELDLEAMGRALTAWVRRHAVMHGWFRVAGDGYERVQLDPADIEVVPRVVGTAASPGGTHTYVGRLFDKVCTPLDRLGYGFAAVQGDAHAVMYAGSDHTYSDGFSILVAFEEVNALYREETTGTPAELPEVASYLEFAQAERAAAESITREHPAVAYWTDYALKDLEGSPRFPMDLGLEKGDKRPIRSERYDLLTAAETDALEVVAREAGATFPALVYAACAAAARDLAGQSAYRFFNPVSTRLTPETAAAMGWFINVMPVHVDAPADASLMDIARSTRQAFRDGRASQEVPAVRVLEILSEMFGFDANSTERPRIVSYLDGRKIPGQDAWLEQRFFGVTGGGDDDDVNVWINRMPAHTYVTCTVPDFPQAVTNVERYFSYVRDVLRGELAGTPAGPVDVPQALPV, encoded by the coding sequence ATGCAGATGACCCGCCTCGAGAAGCACGAGACGGTGGCCGGCCGGCTGATCACCTGGGAGCCGAGCGAGCGCACCCTCGCTGCCATCGAGCGCGCGCCGGTCACCGGCGACCGGCCGTCGTACATGCAGGAGACGCACATCGGCCTGCGTCTGGCGATGGAGCGGGACGGCAAGCGGGACGCCAGCTGGATCGGGATGGCGTTCGACCTGCCCGGTGAGCTCGACCTCGAGGCTATGGGTCGTGCGCTGACCGCCTGGGTGCGGCGGCACGCGGTCATGCACGGCTGGTTCCGCGTCGCAGGTGACGGTTATGAGCGCGTCCAGCTGGACCCGGCCGACATCGAGGTCGTCCCCCGCGTGGTCGGCACGGCGGCCTCCCCCGGTGGCACCCATACCTATGTCGGGCGGCTCTTCGACAAGGTCTGCACGCCGCTGGACCGGCTCGGCTACGGCTTCGCCGCCGTCCAGGGCGACGCGCACGCCGTGATGTACGCCGGCAGCGACCACACCTACAGCGACGGCTTCAGCATCCTGGTGGCCTTCGAGGAGGTCAACGCGCTCTACCGCGAGGAGACCACCGGCACGCCCGCCGAGCTCCCCGAGGTGGCCAGCTACCTCGAGTTCGCGCAGGCCGAGCGAGCCGCCGCCGAGTCGATCACCCGTGAGCACCCGGCCGTGGCGTACTGGACCGACTACGCACTCAAGGACCTCGAGGGCTCGCCGCGCTTTCCGATGGACCTCGGGCTGGAGAAGGGCGACAAGCGACCGATCCGCTCCGAGCGCTACGACCTGCTCACCGCCGCCGAGACCGACGCGCTCGAGGTCGTCGCCCGTGAGGCTGGGGCGACGTTCCCCGCCCTCGTGTACGCCGCCTGCGCGGCTGCCGCTCGCGACCTCGCCGGCCAGAGCGCGTACCGGTTCTTCAATCCGGTCAGCACCCGCCTCACGCCCGAGACCGCCGCCGCGATGGGCTGGTTCATCAACGTCATGCCCGTGCACGTCGACGCCCCGGCCGACGCCTCGCTCATGGACATCGCGCGTTCGACCCGACAGGCGTTCCGCGACGGCCGCGCGTCACAGGAAGTGCCGGCGGTGCGGGTGCTGGAGATCCTGTCCGAGATGTTCGGCTTCGATGCCAACAGCACCGAGCGGCCGCGCATCGTGTCCTACCTCGACGGCCGCAAGATCCCCGGGCAGGACGCCTGGCTGGAGCAGCGCTTCTTCGGCGTCACCGGCGGCGGTGACGACGACGACGTCAACGTCTGGATCAACCGGATGCCGGCGCACACCTACGTCACCTGCACCGTGCCCGACTTCCCGCAGGCTGTGACCAACGTGGAGCGCTACTTCTCCTACGTGCGCGACGTGCTGCGCGGTGAGCTGGCGGGTACACCGGCCGGTCCGGTCGACGTACCGCAGGCCCTGCCGGTCTGA
- a CDS encoding condensation domain-containing protein yields the protein MRIFQFDREHVGAGRIVAWRPCEQTHRSYAATTLDPRPPTFNQRAHLHRAKQVGTTRPHDEQPAPWIGFSCRLGNATEDSVASMLARYVDRHESLRSGFVTRDGGRLVRRTLPAGIVTFEPQVLAEYADADSAHDVAAAHLAAETHPLAWPSAAFVTVDGAEGTTLLAAFDHGTFDGYSAYLSVAELADLHRQAPPQVGSYVDFAVTEQELCTTGDVESGLERWSAALDEHRRLPALPSASGVRRGARHRHTVESHLIASPTETNHFIGHLRAAQTPVGVGFIALLVHALMLEEGSSRLTALMSTHNRATPALASAVGWFAGVAPMTVNAPKHADLAEVTQATAEAWDASQPAADVPLPLAAELLDAELEPSLVLSYINGRRCPGWEGWADSEAQVLLGPVAPGAQVHAWISCLPHGTYLEIRYPQTPRCTSWVHRLALSMRDELLDASTAFLPDAQGA from the coding sequence GTGCGCATTTTTCAGTTCGACCGAGAGCATGTCGGCGCAGGTCGCATCGTCGCCTGGCGCCCCTGCGAGCAGACCCACCGCTCGTACGCCGCCACCACGCTCGACCCCCGCCCGCCCACCTTCAACCAGCGCGCCCACTTGCACCGCGCGAAGCAGGTCGGCACCACCCGCCCCCACGACGAGCAGCCCGCTCCGTGGATCGGCTTCTCATGCCGGCTCGGCAATGCGACGGAGGACAGCGTCGCATCGATGCTCGCCCGCTACGTGGACCGGCACGAGAGCCTGCGCAGCGGCTTCGTGACGCGGGACGGCGGGCGCCTCGTCCGTCGTACGCTCCCGGCTGGCATCGTGACGTTCGAGCCACAGGTCCTCGCGGAGTACGCCGACGCGGACTCCGCCCACGACGTCGCGGCCGCGCACCTCGCCGCCGAGACCCATCCCCTCGCCTGGCCGTCCGCGGCGTTCGTGACGGTCGACGGCGCCGAGGGCACCACGCTGCTGGCGGCCTTCGACCACGGCACCTTCGACGGCTACTCCGCCTACCTCAGCGTGGCCGAGCTCGCCGATCTGCACCGCCAGGCACCACCACAGGTGGGCAGCTACGTCGACTTCGCCGTGACCGAGCAGGAGCTGTGCACGACGGGCGACGTGGAGTCCGGTCTGGAGCGGTGGAGTGCGGCCCTTGATGAGCACCGTCGGCTCCCGGCGCTGCCGTCCGCGTCCGGTGTACGCCGGGGCGCACGTCACCGGCACACGGTCGAGTCCCACCTCATCGCCTCACCCACGGAGACCAACCACTTCATCGGTCACCTGCGCGCGGCGCAGACGCCCGTCGGCGTCGGCTTCATCGCCCTGCTGGTGCACGCGCTCATGCTCGAGGAGGGCAGCAGCAGACTCACCGCGCTGATGTCGACGCACAACCGCGCGACGCCCGCGCTGGCCTCCGCTGTCGGCTGGTTCGCCGGCGTCGCGCCCATGACGGTGAACGCACCGAAGCACGCGGACCTGGCCGAGGTGACCCAGGCGACGGCTGAGGCGTGGGACGCCTCGCAGCCGGCCGCCGACGTACCCCTGCCTCTTGCGGCCGAGCTGCTGGACGCCGAGCTGGAGCCGTCGTTGGTGCTGTCCTACATCAACGGTCGACGCTGCCCGGGCTGGGAGGGCTGGGCCGACAGCGAGGCGCAGGTGCTGCTCGGACCGGTTGCCCCGGGCGCTCAGGTGCACGCCTGGATCAGCTGCCTGCCGCACGGGACCTACCTGGAGATCCGCTACCCACAGACCCCGCGGTGCACCTCTTGGGTGCACCGGCTGGCGCTGAGCATGCGCGATGAGCTGCTCGACGCCTCGACCGCTTTCCTGCCCGACGCCCAAGGAGCCTGA
- a CDS encoding cation:proton antiporter, whose product MDVALPILLLVATVVIITTLSRRVSLSAPLVLTALGALASYLPWMPFPFEVDPEVILLGFLPPLLFAAASQTSLIDLGRNRIQILSLSVFLVLFTALGVGVVAWLLLHSWLGLAIPFAAALALGGVVAPPDAVAATAVARRIGLPKRVVTILEGESLFNDATALVTVRTAAAAAVTAGGASLFIASRDFLIASIGGAVVGLIAFKVIAYVRTHVTEPVTDVAISFLSPWLAYLPAEEINIDGAHASGVIAVVVCGVLLAHKAPIIQTAQSRVYERMNWSTIQFLLENLVFLLIGLQTRTIVDAVVHDPNIGLGSALLVSLGVLVTVMLLRPIFVMPLAWLWKRPFSLANALSLREAAIISWAGMRGVVTLAAAFLLPENFPQREAIVLIALVVTVGTLIIQGFSLGWLSRRLDLHAPDPREDALQAAQVTQAAVRAGGAELDRVIEDPDAPPVPADIEHALRAQAERRANLAWERLGGGRDDSEAPTEVYRRLRTAMLQAERTKVLKMRDHGLLDHDILRTVMSSLDIEESMIASIGDREEQMRDRMLLTPEGRKGGCEDLRDADSSVEPETHDECPECIREGTTWVHLRLCLTCGNVGCCDSSVSRHATRHYEETGHPVMRSFEPGEAWRWCFKHNLLG is encoded by the coding sequence GTGGACGTCGCCCTCCCCATCCTGCTGCTCGTCGCCACGGTCGTCATCATCACGACCCTGTCGCGTCGCGTCAGCCTGTCCGCGCCCCTGGTGCTCACCGCGCTGGGGGCGCTGGCGTCCTACCTGCCGTGGATGCCGTTCCCGTTCGAGGTCGACCCCGAGGTCATCCTGCTCGGGTTCCTGCCGCCGCTGCTGTTCGCGGCCGCGTCGCAGACGTCGCTGATCGATCTCGGACGCAACCGCATCCAGATCCTGTCGCTGTCGGTGTTCCTCGTGCTGTTCACCGCGCTCGGCGTCGGCGTCGTGGCCTGGCTGCTGCTGCACAGCTGGCTCGGGCTGGCCATCCCCTTCGCTGCGGCCCTCGCGCTGGGTGGCGTGGTGGCTCCCCCGGATGCCGTGGCCGCAACGGCGGTGGCTCGCAGAATCGGGCTGCCCAAACGTGTCGTCACGATCCTCGAGGGCGAGTCGCTGTTCAACGACGCCACCGCGCTGGTGACCGTCCGGACAGCTGCTGCGGCCGCCGTCACTGCCGGCGGCGCCTCACTCTTCATCGCGTCCCGCGACTTCCTCATCGCCTCGATCGGTGGCGCGGTCGTCGGGCTGATCGCGTTCAAGGTCATCGCGTACGTCCGCACGCACGTGACCGAACCCGTCACCGATGTGGCGATCTCGTTCCTGTCCCCGTGGCTGGCGTACCTGCCTGCGGAGGAGATCAACATCGACGGGGCACACGCCTCGGGTGTCATCGCGGTCGTCGTCTGCGGCGTGCTGCTGGCACACAAGGCGCCGATCATCCAGACCGCCCAGTCGCGGGTCTACGAGCGGATGAACTGGTCGACCATCCAGTTCCTGCTCGAGAACCTCGTCTTCCTGCTGATCGGCCTGCAGACCCGCACGATCGTCGACGCGGTCGTGCACGATCCCAACATCGGGCTCGGCTCGGCACTGCTCGTCAGCCTCGGCGTCCTGGTGACCGTGATGCTGCTGCGGCCGATCTTCGTGATGCCGCTGGCCTGGTTGTGGAAGCGCCCGTTCTCCCTCGCCAACGCGCTCTCGTTGCGGGAGGCGGCGATCATCTCCTGGGCCGGCATGCGCGGTGTGGTGACGCTGGCGGCGGCCTTCCTGCTGCCGGAGAACTTCCCGCAGCGCGAGGCGATCGTGCTCATCGCCCTAGTGGTCACCGTCGGCACCCTCATCATCCAGGGCTTCTCGCTGGGCTGGCTGTCGCGACGGCTGGATCTGCACGCACCCGACCCGCGTGAGGACGCGCTGCAGGCCGCGCAGGTCACCCAGGCCGCCGTGCGCGCAGGCGGCGCCGAGCTGGACCGGGTCATCGAGGACCCCGACGCGCCGCCCGTGCCCGCGGACATCGAGCACGCGCTGCGTGCGCAGGCCGAGCGGCGGGCCAACCTCGCCTGGGAGCGCCTGGGCGGCGGCCGCGACGACTCGGAGGCACCGACCGAGGTCTACCGGCGGCTTCGGACCGCCATGCTGCAGGCCGAGCGCACCAAGGTCCTGAAGATGCGCGACCACGGACTCCTGGACCACGACATACTGCGAACGGTGATGAGCTCACTCGACATCGAGGAGTCGATGATCGCCTCGATCGGAGATCGCGAGGAGCAGATGCGCGACCGGATGCTGCTGACCCCTGAGGGGCGCAAAGGCGGCTGCGAGGACCTGCGCGACGCCGACTCGTCGGTCGAGCCCGAGACCCACGACGAGTGCCCGGAGTGCATCCGCGAAGGCACCACCTGGGTCCACCTGCGGCTCTGCCTCACCTGCGGCAACGTCGGCTGCTGCGACTCCTCGGTGAGCCGGCACGCGACCCGCCACTACGAGGAGACCGGCCACCCCGTCATGCGCTCCTTCGAGCCGGGCGAGGCATGGCGCTGGTGCTTCAAGCACAACCTGCTGGGCTGA
- a CDS encoding DUF885 domain-containing protein → MTDTTPTRTPTAVDAIAERYHEDQLALSPIGQTYLGIEGHEEELDDFSPAGLDAHARLRADVLTSLDGVEATDDVDRVTISAMRERLGLAQEVHEAGLELMNLNVIASPLQEMRDVLDLMPTDTGEHWSHIAGRLNAMPKALDQWFESLAAGAERGSVSARRQVEACITQTVDHTADDGYFASLVKNAKAGDGDTLPDAVRTDLEKAAQAAASAYAKAGERLRAEFLPQAPETDGCGREIYPLHSRRFLGAKVDLEETYAWGQEELARITAEMGKVAQQIKPGASVKEAMKVLDDDPAYQLHGTDALKAWMQEKADEAIAELGGTHFDIPDPVRTIECMIAPTQSGGIYYTGPSEDFSRPGRMWWSVPKGVEQFGTWRELTTVYHEGVPGHHLQVAQTMYRSELLNSWRRMDVWTSGHGEGWALYAERLMEELGYLDDPGSRLGMLDGQSLRAARVVLDIGVHCGFEAPAEVGGGDWTYDKAWQFLNAHADMAEGFLRFELDRYLGWPGQAPSYKIGERLWLQLREEVKTREGDAFDLKAFHRRALDLGGLGLDTLREALAG, encoded by the coding sequence GTGACCGACACCACTCCCACCCGCACGCCCACCGCCGTCGACGCGATCGCTGAGCGCTACCACGAGGATCAGCTGGCGCTCAGCCCGATCGGGCAGACCTACCTCGGGATCGAGGGCCACGAGGAGGAGCTCGACGACTTCTCACCGGCCGGGCTCGATGCGCACGCCCGTCTGCGAGCCGACGTCCTCACGTCCCTGGACGGTGTCGAGGCGACCGATGACGTCGACCGGGTGACCATCTCGGCGATGCGCGAGCGGCTTGGCCTCGCCCAGGAGGTCCACGAGGCCGGTCTGGAGCTGATGAATCTCAACGTCATCGCTTCCCCGCTGCAGGAGATGCGCGACGTCCTGGACCTGATGCCGACCGACACGGGCGAGCACTGGTCACACATCGCCGGCCGCCTGAACGCCATGCCGAAGGCCCTCGACCAGTGGTTCGAGTCCTTGGCCGCAGGCGCCGAGCGCGGCTCGGTCAGCGCCCGTCGTCAGGTCGAGGCGTGCATCACGCAGACCGTCGACCACACCGCCGACGACGGCTACTTCGCCAGCCTCGTCAAGAACGCGAAGGCCGGCGACGGCGACACCCTCCCCGACGCGGTGCGTACGGACCTGGAGAAGGCCGCCCAGGCCGCGGCGTCGGCGTACGCCAAGGCCGGCGAGCGCCTGCGCGCCGAGTTCCTGCCGCAGGCGCCCGAGACGGACGGCTGCGGGCGCGAGATCTACCCCCTGCACTCCCGTCGCTTCCTCGGCGCGAAGGTCGACCTGGAGGAGACGTACGCCTGGGGTCAGGAAGAGCTCGCGCGCATCACCGCCGAGATGGGCAAGGTCGCCCAGCAGATCAAGCCGGGCGCCTCGGTCAAGGAGGCCATGAAGGTTCTGGACGATGACCCGGCCTACCAGCTGCACGGCACCGACGCGCTCAAGGCGTGGATGCAGGAGAAGGCCGACGAGGCGATCGCGGAGCTTGGCGGCACGCACTTCGACATCCCCGACCCGGTGCGCACGATCGAGTGCATGATCGCGCCGACCCAGTCCGGCGGCATCTACTACACCGGCCCGAGCGAGGACTTCTCCCGTCCGGGGCGCATGTGGTGGTCGGTGCCCAAGGGTGTCGAGCAGTTCGGCACCTGGCGCGAGCTGACGACCGTCTATCACGAGGGTGTCCCTGGCCATCACCTCCAGGTCGCCCAGACGATGTACCGCTCCGAGCTGCTGAACTCCTGGCGCCGGATGGACGTGTGGACCTCGGGTCACGGCGAGGGCTGGGCGCTCTATGCCGAGCGGCTGATGGAGGAGCTCGGCTACCTCGATGACCCGGGCAGCCGACTCGGCATGCTCGACGGTCAGTCGCTGCGCGCGGCCCGCGTCGTGCTCGACATCGGTGTGCACTGCGGGTTCGAGGCGCCGGCCGAGGTCGGTGGCGGCGACTGGACCTACGACAAGGCCTGGCAGTTCCTCAACGCGCACGCCGACATGGCCGAGGGCTTCCTGCGATTCGAGCTGGACCGCTACCTCGGCTGGCCGGGCCAGGCTCCGTCGTACAAGATCGGCGAGCGGCTGTGGCTGCAGCTGCGTGAGGAGGTCAAGACCCGCGAGGGCGACGCCTTCGACCTCAAGGCCTTCCACCGTCGCGCGCTCGACCTCGGCGGGCTCGGCCTGGACACGCTGCGGGAGGCCCTGGCCGGATAG
- a CDS encoding DUF6923 family protein: protein MTTSHVNGQARRTTWTRAVIGVVAAFVMVLGAAAPARAASPVKIANVGAWAENSVTLPNGDIIVSGDGLQRIDHDTHAVTKVADVSGPGGLVLKGDTVYFAAGVSPANVIQHHATIESLDLSTGQRAVVLSGLPFINGLGLLPDGSLVFTATIDLTLSGVYRTSSDLSTYHRINTTIPTPNGLTVGPDGQIYVGSTVQGTITRVDPTSGAASGVTGRLPLIDDLTYAPDGFLYAATNTGCIVRVDPRTGARTTVASGLLGATSAKTYDATQVVVTTIPGDVSLVPTS, encoded by the coding sequence ATGACAACGTCCCATGTGAATGGTCAGGCCCGGCGTACGACGTGGACGCGTGCCGTCATCGGCGTCGTCGCGGCGTTCGTGATGGTCCTCGGGGCGGCTGCTCCGGCGCGCGCAGCCAGTCCGGTCAAGATCGCGAATGTCGGTGCCTGGGCTGAGAACTCGGTGACCTTGCCGAACGGCGACATCATCGTGTCAGGCGACGGGCTGCAGCGGATCGACCACGACACGCACGCCGTCACCAAGGTCGCCGACGTGAGCGGGCCGGGCGGCCTGGTGCTCAAGGGGGACACGGTCTACTTCGCGGCAGGCGTCAGCCCCGCCAATGTGATTCAGCACCATGCGACCATCGAGTCGCTCGACCTGTCGACCGGGCAACGCGCGGTGGTGCTGTCGGGTCTGCCGTTCATCAACGGCCTCGGTCTGCTGCCCGACGGCTCTCTCGTGTTCACCGCGACGATCGATCTGACCTTGTCCGGTGTCTACCGCACCTCATCGGACCTGAGCACCTATCACCGGATCAACACCACGATCCCCACGCCCAACGGACTCACAGTCGGTCCGGACGGCCAGATCTACGTCGGCTCGACGGTGCAGGGCACGATCACCCGCGTCGACCCGACGTCGGGTGCGGCGAGCGGTGTCACCGGCAGGCTGCCGCTGATCGACGACCTCACGTACGCCCCCGACGGCTTCCTCTACGCCGCCACCAACACCGGCTGCATCGTGCGCGTCGACCCGCGCACGGGTGCCCGCACCACCGTAGCCAGCGGACTGCTCGGGGCGACCAGTGCCAAGACGTACGACGCCACCCAGGTCGTCGTGACGACGATCCCGGGTGACGTCTCGCTCGTGCCGACGAGCTGA
- a CDS encoding class I SAM-dependent methyltransferase has protein sequence MTQQTTLDHELKARHRAMWASGDYSAVAGDVIPDLGRVLVQALEIRVGDHVLDVAAGTGNAAIPAALEGGRVVATDLTPELLEIGAKEAAAQGAVLTWSEADAESLPFEDGEFDTVMSCVGVMFAPHHQDSADELVRVLRPGGSLGLVSWTPQGFIGQLFAALKPYAPAPPPGAQPPPLWGDEAHVRGLLGDRVTDVSARKELLEVTCFARPEEFRDFFKAAYGPTIAVYTSLGDDADRIAALDQALVDLAAQHDLGNGRMQWEYLLLTARRS, from the coding sequence ATGACCCAGCAGACCACCCTCGATCACGAGCTCAAGGCCCGGCACCGTGCCATGTGGGCCTCGGGCGACTACTCCGCTGTGGCGGGAGACGTCATCCCCGATCTCGGCCGAGTTCTGGTGCAGGCATTAGAGATTCGCGTGGGAGACCACGTGCTCGACGTGGCGGCCGGGACGGGCAATGCGGCGATTCCCGCGGCGCTCGAGGGCGGCCGGGTCGTGGCGACCGATCTCACCCCGGAGCTGCTCGAGATCGGCGCCAAGGAGGCCGCGGCCCAGGGAGCCGTGCTCACGTGGAGCGAGGCCGATGCCGAGTCCCTGCCCTTCGAGGACGGCGAGTTCGACACCGTCATGTCCTGCGTCGGCGTGATGTTTGCGCCGCACCACCAGGACAGCGCCGATGAGCTGGTCCGCGTGCTGCGGCCCGGCGGATCGCTCGGGCTGGTCAGCTGGACCCCGCAGGGGTTCATCGGCCAGCTGTTCGCGGCGCTGAAGCCGTACGCTCCCGCGCCGCCTCCCGGCGCGCAGCCGCCGCCGCTGTGGGGCGACGAGGCACACGTACGGGGGCTGCTCGGCGACCGCGTCACGGACGTGTCCGCGCGCAAGGAGCTGCTCGAGGTGACCTGCTTCGCCCGCCCGGAGGAGTTCCGCGACTTCTTCAAGGCGGCGTACGGCCCGACCATCGCGGTCTACACGTCCCTCGGCGACGATGCCGACCGGATCGCCGCCCTGGACCAGGCGCTCGTGGACCTCGCTGCGCAGCACGACCTGGGCAACGGTCGGATGCAGTGGGAGTACCTCCTGCTGACCGCTCGTCGCAGCTGA
- a CDS encoding winged helix-turn-helix transcriptional regulator, which translates to MGSGEGGSTHFNELRRGNPKMSPALLSKRLRSLERAGVVRRTVDHGRAAYTLTECGMELRPVVEGLGAWGVRWIGELGEADLDPHLLMWDIKRTVPLDAWPRARTVVAFRFADVSPQVARWWLCVADGAIDVCDFDPGFEVTAQVDIGLRTLTEIWRGDTSWLQALRADRVTVTGPAQVRTAVPTWLGQSALAAVARPA; encoded by the coding sequence GTGGGGAGCGGTGAAGGAGGGAGCACCCACTTCAACGAGCTGCGGCGCGGCAACCCCAAGATGTCGCCGGCCCTGCTGTCCAAACGGCTGCGCAGCCTCGAGCGCGCGGGAGTCGTACGGCGCACCGTCGACCACGGTCGCGCGGCGTACACGCTGACCGAGTGCGGTATGGAGCTGCGCCCGGTCGTGGAGGGCTTGGGCGCGTGGGGCGTGCGCTGGATCGGCGAGCTCGGCGAGGCCGACCTTGACCCGCACCTGCTGATGTGGGACATCAAGCGCACGGTGCCGCTGGACGCCTGGCCGCGGGCGCGGACCGTGGTGGCGTTCCGGTTCGCCGATGTGAGCCCACAGGTGGCGCGCTGGTGGCTGTGCGTCGCCGACGGCGCCATCGACGTGTGCGACTTCGACCCAGGTTTCGAGGTCACCGCGCAGGTCGACATCGGCCTGCGCACCCTCACCGAGATCTGGCGTGGCGACACGTCCTGGCTGCAGGCGCTGCGCGCCGACCGGGTGACCGTCACCGGACCTGCCCAGGTCCGTACGGCCGTGCCGACCTGGCTGGGCCAGTCCGCCCTGGCGGCCGTCGCCAGACCTGCGTGA
- a CDS encoding GNAT family N-acetyltransferase: MRIQRLGNPPIQARALVEPLLREYLHWATHQLEQQCGVVIEDHQALAEKHHQEFLQELPRLLGASGRLLVGLDDGEVVGVGALRPVDDTTAHIKRMYVRPEFRGDGLGRALLQRLLSEARAIGYQCVRLETAVFMTEAHGLYRSLGFHSIPMLEHSETALSGLQEHAYFMELPLTRAAAC; the protein is encoded by the coding sequence ATGCGTATCCAACGACTGGGCAACCCGCCGATCCAGGCGCGAGCGCTCGTCGAGCCCCTGCTGCGGGAGTACCTGCACTGGGCCACTCACCAGCTCGAGCAGCAGTGCGGTGTCGTCATCGAGGACCACCAGGCGCTCGCCGAGAAGCACCACCAAGAGTTCCTGCAGGAGCTGCCTCGACTGCTCGGCGCGTCCGGCCGGCTGCTGGTCGGCCTGGACGACGGCGAGGTCGTCGGCGTCGGCGCGCTGCGGCCGGTCGACGACACCACGGCTCACATCAAGCGGATGTACGTCCGCCCGGAGTTCAGGGGCGACGGACTCGGTCGCGCGCTGCTGCAGCGACTGCTCTCGGAGGCCCGCGCCATCGGCTATCAGTGCGTGCGGCTCGAGACGGCGGTGTTCATGACCGAGGCGCATGGGCTGTACCGCTCGCTCGGCTTCCACAGCATCCCGATGCTTGAGCACTCCGAGACCGCGCTGTCGGGTCTCCAGGAGCACGCGTACTTCATGGAACTCCCCCTCACCCGCGCTGCCGCGTGCTGA
- a CDS encoding MOSC domain-containing protein, whose translation MFTVLSVNVGSAQAQPGGKGLPTGIGKQPVDHIDVRDPGPKHGGEGSGVTGDFIGDRQHHGGSLQALYAFAREELDGWQERLGRELPNGMFGENLTTQGIEVDAALIGERWAIGPEVVAVVTAPRIPCVTFAARMGEPGWLKTFAAHGLSGAYLAIETPGRISVGAEIEVLSRPDHDVVVPVVFEAFMGDLDAARHVLDAEVLHSVEHESLRRHVERRSAP comes from the coding sequence GTGTTCACAGTGCTCTCGGTCAACGTCGGCTCAGCGCAGGCCCAGCCGGGCGGCAAGGGACTGCCGACCGGCATCGGTAAGCAGCCGGTCGACCACATCGACGTCCGCGACCCGGGGCCCAAGCACGGCGGTGAAGGCAGCGGCGTCACGGGTGACTTCATCGGCGACCGTCAGCATCACGGGGGATCACTGCAGGCGCTGTACGCCTTTGCTCGGGAAGAGCTCGACGGCTGGCAGGAGCGCCTCGGCAGAGAGCTGCCCAACGGCATGTTCGGCGAGAACCTCACGACCCAGGGCATCGAGGTCGACGCCGCTCTGATCGGTGAGCGCTGGGCGATCGGACCCGAGGTGGTGGCCGTGGTGACCGCGCCACGCATCCCGTGCGTCACGTTCGCTGCGCGCATGGGCGAGCCTGGATGGCTGAAAACCTTTGCAGCGCACGGTCTTTCAGGTGCCTACCTCGCGATCGAGACGCCCGGACGGATCAGCGTCGGCGCCGAGATCGAGGTGTTGTCCAGGCCCGACCACGACGTGGTCGTACCCGTGGTGTTCGAGGCGTTCATGGGTGACCTGGATGCCGCTCGCCACGTCCTCGATGCCGAGGTGCTGCACTCGGTCGAGCACGAGTCCTTGCGGCGGCACGTCGAGCGGCGCAGCGCGCCCTGA